A section of the Babylonia areolata isolate BAREFJ2019XMU chromosome 1, ASM4173473v1, whole genome shotgun sequence genome encodes:
- the LOC143291147 gene encoding innexin unc-9-like isoform X4: protein MIESLWLDSVLGSFATYARLKGRYDDDWIDRLNHLYTTIILIIFTIVVSTKQYVGEPIHCWCPAQFEESQVDYTNNVCWISNTYHVAFEDVPPRHSRPHEGEIGYYQWVPMILLFQALLFKVPCILWRILTASAGVNLDKIVTLAAETAYVAPDERDRTIKHIVRYMDRWIESAREYRSGCFIRLRQQVSKYCCLVWGKRYGNYLVTIYMFIKLLYLTNAIGQLFILNEFLGTNYNVYGFEVMDHLAKGIDWSESPRFPRVTHCYFEIRQMQNVHQYTVQCVLPINLFNEKIFIFIWFWLVFVSTLSAANFLIWVYNMIFHQHRLRYLKKFLRINDCYKSELDKKMAVKFAEQYLRQDGIFVLRLVGKNANDVLVSELILQLWNHYRNKPLFRHANQISDDNSNV, encoded by the exons gcttgACAGCGTATTGGGCAGTTTCGCGACCTATGCGCGCTTGAAGGGTCGCTACGACGATGACTGGATTGACCGCCTGAACCACCTgtacaccaccatcatcctcatcatcttcaccatcgtcGTCAGCACCAAGCAATACGTAGGCGAGCCCATCCACTGCTGGTGTCCTGCCCAGTTTGAAGAGAGCCAG gtggATTACACGAACAACGTGTGCTGGATCTCCAACACCTACCACGTGGCCTTCGAAGACGTGCCGCCCAGACACTCACGGCCTCATGAGGGGGAGATCGGCTACTACCAGTGGGTGCCCATGATCCTGCTCTTCCAGGCGCTGCTCTTCAAGGTACCATGCATCCTCTGGCGCATCCTCACCGCCTCCGCCGGCGTCAACCTGGACAAGATCGTCACCCTGGCCGCAGAGACGGCCTACGTGGCGCCCGACGAGCGGGATCGCACCATCAAGCACATCGTCCGCTACATGGACCGCTGGATCGAGAGCGCCCGCGAGTACCGCTCGGGTTGCTTCATCCGCCTGCGTCAGCAGGTGTCCAAGTACTGCTGCCTGGTGTGGGGCAAGCGGTACGGCAACTACCTGGTCACCATCTACATGTTCATCAAGCTGCTCTACCTGACCAACGCCATCGGACAGCTGTTCATACTCAACGAGTTCCTGGGCACCAATTATAACGTGTACGGGTTCGAGGTCATGGACCACCTGGCTAAAGGCATTGACTGGTCCGAGTCCCCACGCTTTCCTCGAGTGACGCACTGTTACTTCGAGATCCGTCAGATGCAAAATGTTCATCAGTACACCGTACAGTGTGTGCTACCCATTAATCTCTTTAACGAAAAGATCTTTATTTTCATTTGGTTCTGGCTCGTTTTTGTTTCGACCTTAAGTGCCGCCAATTTCCTCATCTGGGTGTACAACATGATTTTCCACCAGCACCGTCTGCGCTACCTGAAGAAGTTCCTGCGGATCAACGACTGCTACAAGTCGGAGCTGGACAAGAAGATGGCGGTGAAGTTCGCTGAGCAGTACCTGCGTCAGGACGGCATCTTTGTGCTGCGCCTGGTGGGCAAGAACGCCAACGACGTGCTGGTGTCGGAGCTGATCCTGCAGCTGTGGAACCACTACCGCAACAAGCCGCTGTTCCGCCACGCCAACCAGATCAGCGACGACAACAGCAATGTCTGA
- the LOC143291147 gene encoding innexin unc-9-like isoform X2, with product MTRERHRTRHATSGTHHVHHGHGHGHGHGGSHFGSLWLDSVLGSFATYARLKGRYDDDWIDRLNHLYTTIILIIFTIVVSTKQYVGEPIHCWCPAQFEESQVDYTNNVCWISNTYHVAFEDVPPRHSRPHEGEIGYYQWVPMILLFQALLFKVPCILWRILTASAGVNLDKIVTLAAETAYVAPDERDRTIKHIVRYMDRWIESAREYRSGCFIRLRQQVSKYCCLVWGKRYGNYLVTIYMFIKLLYLTNAIGQLFILNEFLGTNYNVYGFEVMDHLAKGIDWSESPRFPRVTHCYFEIRQMQNVHQYTVQCVLPINLFNEKIFIFIWFWLVFVSTLSAANFLIWVYNMIFHQHRLRYLKKFLRINDCYKSELDKKMAVKFAEQYLRQDGIFVLRLVGKNANDVLVSELILQLWNHYRNKPLFRHANQISDDNSNV from the exons gcttgACAGCGTATTGGGCAGTTTCGCGACCTATGCGCGCTTGAAGGGTCGCTACGACGATGACTGGATTGACCGCCTGAACCACCTgtacaccaccatcatcctcatcatcttcaccatcgtcGTCAGCACCAAGCAATACGTAGGCGAGCCCATCCACTGCTGGTGTCCTGCCCAGTTTGAAGAGAGCCAG gtggATTACACGAACAACGTGTGCTGGATCTCCAACACCTACCACGTGGCCTTCGAAGACGTGCCGCCCAGACACTCACGGCCTCATGAGGGGGAGATCGGCTACTACCAGTGGGTGCCCATGATCCTGCTCTTCCAGGCGCTGCTCTTCAAGGTACCATGCATCCTCTGGCGCATCCTCACCGCCTCCGCCGGCGTCAACCTGGACAAGATCGTCACCCTGGCCGCAGAGACGGCCTACGTGGCGCCCGACGAGCGGGATCGCACCATCAAGCACATCGTCCGCTACATGGACCGCTGGATCGAGAGCGCCCGCGAGTACCGCTCGGGTTGCTTCATCCGCCTGCGTCAGCAGGTGTCCAAGTACTGCTGCCTGGTGTGGGGCAAGCGGTACGGCAACTACCTGGTCACCATCTACATGTTCATCAAGCTGCTCTACCTGACCAACGCCATCGGACAGCTGTTCATACTCAACGAGTTCCTGGGCACCAATTATAACGTGTACGGGTTCGAGGTCATGGACCACCTGGCTAAAGGCATTGACTGGTCCGAGTCCCCACGCTTTCCTCGAGTGACGCACTGTTACTTCGAGATCCGTCAGATGCAAAATGTTCATCAGTACACCGTACAGTGTGTGCTACCCATTAATCTCTTTAACGAAAAGATCTTTATTTTCATTTGGTTCTGGCTCGTTTTTGTTTCGACCTTAAGTGCCGCCAATTTCCTCATCTGGGTGTACAACATGATTTTCCACCAGCACCGTCTGCGCTACCTGAAGAAGTTCCTGCGGATCAACGACTGCTACAAGTCGGAGCTGGACAAGAAGATGGCGGTGAAGTTCGCTGAGCAGTACCTGCGTCAGGACGGCATCTTTGTGCTGCGCCTGGTGGGCAAGAACGCCAACGACGTGCTGGTGTCGGAGCTGATCCTGCAGCTGTGGAACCACTACCGCAACAAGCCGCTGTTCCGCCACGCCAACCAGATCAGCGACGACAACAGCAATGTCTGA
- the LOC143291147 gene encoding innexin unc-9-like isoform X3 yields MKVAPTLTPVKTRALDFGSDMHHLSELDSVLGSFATYARLKGRYDDDWIDRLNHLYTTIILIIFTIVVSTKQYVGEPIHCWCPAQFEESQVDYTNNVCWISNTYHVAFEDVPPRHSRPHEGEIGYYQWVPMILLFQALLFKVPCILWRILTASAGVNLDKIVTLAAETAYVAPDERDRTIKHIVRYMDRWIESAREYRSGCFIRLRQQVSKYCCLVWGKRYGNYLVTIYMFIKLLYLTNAIGQLFILNEFLGTNYNVYGFEVMDHLAKGIDWSESPRFPRVTHCYFEIRQMQNVHQYTVQCVLPINLFNEKIFIFIWFWLVFVSTLSAANFLIWVYNMIFHQHRLRYLKKFLRINDCYKSELDKKMAVKFAEQYLRQDGIFVLRLVGKNANDVLVSELILQLWNHYRNKPLFRHANQISDDNSNV; encoded by the exons gcttgACAGCGTATTGGGCAGTTTCGCGACCTATGCGCGCTTGAAGGGTCGCTACGACGATGACTGGATTGACCGCCTGAACCACCTgtacaccaccatcatcctcatcatcttcaccatcgtcGTCAGCACCAAGCAATACGTAGGCGAGCCCATCCACTGCTGGTGTCCTGCCCAGTTTGAAGAGAGCCAG gtggATTACACGAACAACGTGTGCTGGATCTCCAACACCTACCACGTGGCCTTCGAAGACGTGCCGCCCAGACACTCACGGCCTCATGAGGGGGAGATCGGCTACTACCAGTGGGTGCCCATGATCCTGCTCTTCCAGGCGCTGCTCTTCAAGGTACCATGCATCCTCTGGCGCATCCTCACCGCCTCCGCCGGCGTCAACCTGGACAAGATCGTCACCCTGGCCGCAGAGACGGCCTACGTGGCGCCCGACGAGCGGGATCGCACCATCAAGCACATCGTCCGCTACATGGACCGCTGGATCGAGAGCGCCCGCGAGTACCGCTCGGGTTGCTTCATCCGCCTGCGTCAGCAGGTGTCCAAGTACTGCTGCCTGGTGTGGGGCAAGCGGTACGGCAACTACCTGGTCACCATCTACATGTTCATCAAGCTGCTCTACCTGACCAACGCCATCGGACAGCTGTTCATACTCAACGAGTTCCTGGGCACCAATTATAACGTGTACGGGTTCGAGGTCATGGACCACCTGGCTAAAGGCATTGACTGGTCCGAGTCCCCACGCTTTCCTCGAGTGACGCACTGTTACTTCGAGATCCGTCAGATGCAAAATGTTCATCAGTACACCGTACAGTGTGTGCTACCCATTAATCTCTTTAACGAAAAGATCTTTATTTTCATTTGGTTCTGGCTCGTTTTTGTTTCGACCTTAAGTGCCGCCAATTTCCTCATCTGGGTGTACAACATGATTTTCCACCAGCACCGTCTGCGCTACCTGAAGAAGTTCCTGCGGATCAACGACTGCTACAAGTCGGAGCTGGACAAGAAGATGGCGGTGAAGTTCGCTGAGCAGTACCTGCGTCAGGACGGCATCTTTGTGCTGCGCCTGGTGGGCAAGAACGCCAACGACGTGCTGGTGTCGGAGCTGATCCTGCAGCTGTGGAACCACTACCGCAACAAGCCGCTGTTCCGCCACGCCAACCAGATCAGCGACGACAACAGCAATGTCTGA